One genomic window of Salvelinus alpinus chromosome 9, SLU_Salpinus.1, whole genome shotgun sequence includes the following:
- the LOC139530865 gene encoding ADP-ribosylation factor 6-like — translation MMGKMLSKIFGNKEMRILMLGLDAAGKTTILYKLKLGQSVTTIPTVGFNVETVTYKNVKFNVWDVGGQDKIRPLWRHYYTGTQGLIFVVDCADRDRIDEARQELHRIINDREMRDAIILIFANKQDLPDAMKPHEIQEKLGLTRIRDRNWYVQPSCATTGDGLYEGLTWLTSNYKS, via the coding sequence ATGATGGGGAAAATGCTTTCGAAAATCTTTGGCAACAAGGAGATGAGAATATTGATGCTTGGACTTGATGCTGCTGGAAAGACCACCATCCTTTACAAACTGAAACTTGGACAGTCAGTCACCACAATTCCCACTGTTGGTTTCAATGTCGAGACTGTCACCTACAAAAACGTAAAATTCAATGTATGGGACGTTGGAGGCCAAGATAAGATCCGTCCCCTGTGGCGACACTACTATACGGGCACTCAAGGGTTAATCTTTGTTGTGGATTGTGCAGACCGAGATCGCATCGATGAGGCGAGGCAGGAACTCCATCGCATTATTAATGACCGTGAAATGAGGGACGCCATCATCTTGATTTTTGCCAATAAGCAGGACCTGCCAGATGCCATGAAACCGCATGAAATCCAAGAGAAACTAGGATTGACCCGCATCAGAGATAGGAATTGGTATGTTCAGCCCTCCTGTGCGACCACGGGAGACGGACTATATGAGGGGTTGACATGGCTAACATCAAATTACAAATCTTAA